The following proteins are co-located in the Nonlabens ponticola genome:
- a CDS encoding DUF721 domain-containing protein gives MRNNKKDGFVNMSEALNDFKSQKKLSRGFLKVDINDAWKEVMGPGIESYTTQVKLNGDKLIVSLSSSVLRQELSYGRSKIVTNINEHMGKEVVKTLVLK, from the coding sequence ATGAGGAATAATAAAAAAGACGGCTTTGTGAACATGAGTGAGGCACTCAACGACTTTAAATCCCAGAAAAAACTATCTCGTGGCTTCTTAAAGGTTGATATTAATGATGCATGGAAAGAAGTGATGGGACCAGGAATTGAGAGCTACACAACACAAGTAAAGCTTAATGGTGACAAACTCATTGTGAGTTTATCCAGTAGTGTCTTAAGACAAGAATTGAGCTATGGTCGTAGTAAGATCGTTACCAATATCAATGAGCATATGGGCAAAGAGGTTGTGAAAACTCTGGTGCTTAAATAG
- a CDS encoding lipocalin-like domain-containing protein: MKIVFGLLSFLLLASCSQNNHVEKLKHLEGYWTIDTVVKDDGEVKEFPFTNHMDFFEVNGSQGTKSRVSPTYDGTFIVYGDPVKFSWSAMDDALILQFKDGEQSYKQTVEKATEETLQLVHTDGTIYNYTSHKPDYEE, translated from the coding sequence ATGAAAATTGTATTCGGGTTACTATCATTCTTATTGCTAGCATCATGCTCGCAAAATAATCATGTAGAAAAACTGAAACATCTTGAAGGCTACTGGACGATCGATACTGTCGTTAAAGATGATGGTGAAGTCAAGGAATTTCCTTTTACCAATCACATGGACTTTTTTGAAGTTAACGGTTCTCAGGGAACTAAAAGTCGGGTAAGTCCTACCTATGATGGGACTTTTATAGTTTACGGCGATCCGGTAAAATTTAGTTGGTCTGCGATGGATGATGCTTTGATCTTACAGTTTAAAGATGGAGAGCAATCCTATAAGCAAACCGTAGAAAAAGCAACAGAAGAAACATTACAGCTAGTGCATACTGATGGCACTATTTATAACTATACCTCTCACAAACCAGATTATGAGGAATAA
- the recF gene encoding DNA replication/repair protein RecF (All proteins in this family for which functions are known are DNA-binding proteins that assist the filamentation of RecA onto DNA for the initiation of recombination or recombinational repair.), with amino-acid sequence MRLNNLSLVNYKSFDSADFELDPRINCFVGNNGVGKTNVLDAVYHLAFAKSYFNPITLQNIRHDQDFFVINGQFEKKNKQEQVVVSAKRGAKRVVKRNGKLYEKISDHIGLIPLVIISPADRDLIIEGSDTRRKFLDAVISLGNHQYLTSVINYNKLKDQRNALLKYFAANHKFDSDALAVYDEQMIPLGTYIHEQRTSFLERFTPIFKEFYQKISRSASEQVDIFYKSDFTDVDPASVFKNAQQKDLQLQYTSAGVHKDDLIFNLDGHAVKKYGSQGQQKSFLTALKLAQFELIKNETGTTPILLLDDIFDKLDEDRVSQIIEMVNNDQFGQLFISDTHPDRTERVIKETHQSYKMFQL; translated from the coding sequence ATGCGTCTTAACAATCTAAGTCTGGTCAATTACAAAAGCTTTGATAGCGCAGATTTTGAATTGGATCCTAGGATCAACTGTTTTGTAGGTAATAACGGTGTGGGCAAGACAAATGTGCTGGACGCGGTTTATCATCTGGCTTTTGCCAAAAGCTATTTCAATCCCATCACACTTCAAAATATCAGGCATGATCAGGATTTTTTTGTAATCAATGGTCAGTTTGAAAAAAAAAACAAACAGGAACAAGTAGTCGTAAGCGCAAAACGCGGTGCAAAACGCGTTGTGAAACGCAATGGTAAACTGTATGAAAAAATAAGTGATCATATAGGACTTATACCTCTAGTGATCATCTCACCTGCAGATCGTGATTTGATTATAGAAGGTAGCGACACGCGTCGCAAGTTCCTAGATGCGGTAATATCGCTGGGTAATCATCAATATTTGACGAGTGTTATTAATTATAATAAGCTCAAAGACCAGCGCAATGCCTTGCTCAAATATTTTGCAGCTAATCATAAGTTTGACAGTGATGCGCTGGCAGTGTACGATGAGCAAATGATCCCATTAGGAACTTATATTCATGAGCAACGCACGTCATTTCTAGAACGCTTCACCCCTATTTTTAAAGAATTCTATCAAAAGATTTCTCGCAGTGCGAGTGAACAGGTCGATATTTTCTACAAATCTGATTTTACCGATGTTGATCCTGCGAGTGTCTTTAAAAATGCGCAGCAGAAAGACTTGCAATTACAATACACCAGTGCTGGTGTCCACAAGGATGATCTAATTTTCAATCTGGATGGTCATGCGGTAAAAAAATATGGTAGTCAAGGCCAGCAAAAGAGTTTTCTTACTGCCTTGAAACTAGCGCAATTTGAGTTGATAAAAAATGAAACCGGAACCACTCCTATCCTGTTGCTGGATGATATTTTTGATAAATTAGATGAGGATCGCGTCTCTCAAATTATTGAGATGGTGAATAATGATCAATTTGGTCAACTATTTATAAGTGATACGCATCCTGATCGTACAGAGCGTGTGATTAAAGAAACACATCAATCCTATAAAATGTTTCAATTATGA
- a CDS encoding tetratricopeptide repeat protein codes for MATYNKRGYKPKTQKEKEEVVETDSATAEVFSSLDEGANKTEEWVSENQNIILIVVGVLVAIALGSWAYQVFRVEPRAEEALVESAQANEYYLQAVNATGEQQDSLYNMALEDSNGKYGLIKIAENYSGTPSGNIANYQAGMAYLNLGGANYQNAIDYLTAYDGDGSILEAYAAGGIGDALVQVDQKADAVSYYLKAADIQSNEFTTPKYLLKAAQAALDTGDNSTAVSSLERIEEEYPDAPEASTAKVLLAQAQIAD; via the coding sequence ATGGCGACATATAATAAAAGAGGTTACAAGCCTAAAACCCAAAAGGAAAAGGAAGAAGTTGTAGAAACGGATTCAGCAACAGCTGAGGTTTTTAGCTCTCTTGATGAAGGTGCAAATAAGACGGAAGAATGGGTGAGCGAGAACCAAAACATTATTCTTATTGTTGTTGGAGTGCTTGTAGCTATAGCTCTAGGATCATGGGCTTATCAGGTATTTAGAGTCGAGCCACGAGCAGAAGAAGCGCTCGTAGAATCTGCACAGGCAAATGAGTACTATTTGCAAGCAGTAAATGCTACTGGAGAGCAGCAAGATTCTTTATACAACATGGCCCTTGAGGATAGTAATGGTAAATACGGTCTTATCAAAATTGCCGAAAACTATTCAGGAACACCATCAGGAAACATTGCTAACTATCAAGCTGGTATGGCTTACCTAAACTTAGGTGGCGCTAATTACCAAAATGCGATCGATTATTTGACTGCTTATGATGGTGATGGCTCTATACTAGAAGCCTATGCCGCAGGTGGAATAGGTGACGCACTGGTACAAGTTGATCAAAAAGCTGATGCAGTTTCATACTATTTAAAAGCTGCAGATATTCAATCCAACGAATTCACAACGCCTAAATATCTATTGAAGGCCGCACAGGCTGCTCTGGATACTGGCGATAACTCAACGGCTGTTTCTAGCCTAGAGCGTATTGAGGAAGAATATCCAGATGCACCAGAAGCAAGTACAGCTAAGGTGTTACTGGCACAGGCTCAAATCGCCGACTAA
- the ribH gene encoding 6,7-dimethyl-8-ribityllumazine synthase, which yields MATAGKNLSDYNKQLLPDATDMRIGIVVSEWNADITENLFKGALEALLDCGVQADNIHRLNVPGSFELIYGSRKLQETTFKVSGHRQKRHVDAVIAIGNVIRGETAHFDFVCQGVTQGIKDLNLNQFNIPVIFCVLTDDTHDQSVARSGGEHGNKGSEAAIAAIKMVGVKNL from the coding sequence ATGGCGACCGCAGGCAAGAACTTATCTGATTACAATAAGCAGTTATTGCCCGACGCAACAGACATGCGCATAGGCATTGTCGTGTCTGAGTGGAACGCTGATATCACCGAAAATCTTTTTAAAGGAGCACTTGAAGCATTGCTGGATTGCGGTGTGCAAGCTGATAATATTCACAGACTTAATGTACCTGGATCTTTTGAATTGATCTATGGATCGCGCAAGTTGCAGGAAACTACCTTTAAGGTTTCTGGCCACAGGCAAAAAAGACATGTTGATGCCGTTATCGCCATCGGTAATGTGATTAGAGGCGAGACAGCTCATTTTGATTTTGTTTGTCAAGGCGTTACTCAAGGAATCAAAGACTTAAATCTCAACCAGTTTAATATTCCTGTAATCTTTTGTGTACTGACCGACGATACGCACGATCAGTCAGTCGCTAGAAGTGGTGGTGAGCACGGCAATAAAGGGTCAGAAGCTGCTATCGCTGCCATCAAGATGGTAGGCGTTAAAAATCTCTAG